Genomic window (Wenzhouxiangella marina):
TGAGCGACCTCGAATCGGCGGAACTGCTGCTGCTCGAGGACGGTCACTGCCTGCGCGACCAGGCGCTCGAGGTCTGCCAGATGTCCGGCGCCCATGAAAAACTGGATTTCCACGCCACCAGCATGGAGACACTACGGCAGATGGTCGCCGCCAATACCGGCATCACCCTGATGCCCACGCTGGCGGTCAAGCCACCCGTCGCCCCGACCGAGAACCTGCTCATTCGCCCCTTCACTCGACCGGGGCCGAAGCGGACCATCGCCATGGTGTGGCGAAAGTCCTCCGCGCTGAGCGAATTTCTCTGCGAGCTCTCCGAGCTGTTCGCCTCGATCGATCCCGCCCTGCTGGAACCCTGAAGGAAACGGCCCCGGCGCGGGCGGGTTCGCAATCAGGCCTCGTCCTCTTCGTCTTCCAGGTCGACCAGCAGGTCCTCCAGACGGCGGCTCATCTGCTGGTACTTGGAGCTCGGCAGACGGAACTGCCAGGGGGACAGGCGGGCATCGACGGCCGCTGCGTCCGCGCTGGCGGAGGCCTCGTCATCGCTCAAACTCTCATCGGGGCTGGCCTGCATCTCGGCGCTGACCGAGAAGTGCACCCAGCCACCCTCCTCGTCCTCGAACAGGGTGGCGACGAAGTTCAGACCGTCCCGGGTCACGAACAGCGCCGCGCTGGCGTCCTCGGGCGTCTGCTCGTGGCGGCGGACATCCTCGAATTCGAGATTGGCCAGGGCGTTGGCGACCGGATTCAGGCGCCAGGCCGGTTCGGCCTCGCGACCGTCGGGCACGTTCATCAGCACCCACTGGCTGGACGTCTCGCCTGCCGGGCGAAGCTGGACGACCTCGCCATCGGCATGGCGGATCGTGACCTCGGACAACTCCGATCCGGGAATGTCCATGACCGAGCGTTCCAGCCAGTCCAGCGCGGTGGCGGGCACGTTGATCTCGCGGTCGCTCAACCAGACCTGGGCCTCACCGGCCTCGCGCACGAAGCGGGATTCACCCGCCGGGCCAGGACGCCCGATGATCAGCGCGGGCAAGTCGGTGTCCGGGAAAGCGACCTTCACGCCGGCGGTGTCGGCGTCGGCGGCCTCGTCGGACGGATCGACCACGGCCAATCGCGGATACCAGTCGGCATTCGAGGTCCGCTCGTCCGCCCGCTCGCCCGCGGCCAGCGCGCGCAGGAGGTCGTGCACCAGGGCGAAA
Coding sequences:
- a CDS encoding DUF4340 domain-containing protein is translated as MNRSMFIGLAALTVVVMALAILLARPDGADPDVPGSAELLPGLKDRVNDIETLEVIAFGEAPIRLIRSDERWRVVNKQDYEADFALVHDLLRALAAGERADERTSNADWYPRLAVVDPSDEAADADTAGVKVAFPDTDLPALIIGRPGPAGESRFVREAGEAQVWLSDREINVPATALDWLERSVMDIPGSELSEVTIRHADGEVVQLRPAGETSSQWVLMNVPDGREAEPAWRLNPVANALANLEFEDVRRHEQTPEDASAALFVTRDGLNFVATLFEDEEGGWVHFSVSAEMQASPDESLSDDEASASADAAAVDARLSPWQFRLPSSKYQQMSRRLEDLLVDLEDEEDEA